TTGTGAGGAAGCTGATGTAGCTCCCAATGATGTCTATGATGGCCACATAAAGGATGGTCTGCCACATGAACGAAGTTTAATAAATGAACAATGAATCTTCATATATTGTATGGAAACTAAAGAAAACGGTGTGAGCGTAGGTAGCAAAGATTCACCCAGAGAAAGGTTTTGATGTCTTTCCCATATGCAATCTCATAAAGCATAAGGAGAAGGCCCTCCATCTTTAATAAAAAGGCTCTAAGTCGGGAATCTGGTAGATTTATCTCTTCTGGAGTGGGAGGCCTCCTGTGTGACATTGGTGACTCTGCGGTTAGTTTTCTTTCATTCCACAGAATGAATGACGTCCTAAATTGTAAAAGATGcatgtctatatatatttgtattttggtaGGTACCGTGTTATAAAGAGTTGTCCGAACTTGGCCCAAAGGAAGAGgaggagcatgaagagcaacagGATCGAACAGAGAAGTGGAACAATTCGAGCCTCCATGATCTCCAAGAGGAACAAGAAAAGTGTGGCCGTTACAAGTGTTATCCCCGAGTTTATCTTGTCCTTCCACACACATAGATCCGCCACTGCAACAACATTTCCAATGTATGGTAAAGCGTGTAAGTCTCTTCTTTAatacatttattcaaaaagtaTCAGTAAGTAGAGCTGTAGATGAGAAGAAAGGGTTTCTTAAGAAAATGCTAAAGCAGATTATAATGTCACCTGCTCCTTCACCAAGTATTTGATTTACAAGAGACATTGGGTATGTTGTGTTTGATTCTTACGAGACTTGCAAtgttcataattcataaaccataGTCAATCGTGATTATATAAGTAAGATAAATCTCCTCATGTCAGCTTCTTTTGGCATGCTTTTTAGTCTTAATTTAATTGTAATCATTGCTTATTTATGGTAGCAATTAATATACCAAACGCCACGGGGCTCGTTTCCTACGCTCATATGTCTCTATACAACATTTGGACGCAAAAAAATCTTGTAACTTTGTTGATATTTTACCTAAACCCggttttctaattttgtatTTACTTCTTAAACAGCAATATCTTACCTTTTTCATTTATATCTTTCCATTTTAAATTACAGTATACacatctcttaatttttttacataatttcaaatgAATGTAATACATTATGTGTTTATGTGCtatatacaatattattatacatatgaaGAAATTCAATCCGACTTTCGATAACCAAATATATAGGATACACAACATTTGCATGCATAAATCTAATAATCATATCACAGTGATCCAAATTGAAGATTAGTATATATCTtttagcaaaaaagaaaagattagtACATATCTATATCTTTAATTCTCTTGTGTCCCTCTCCCAAAAATTCTTTTCTACATTATACACCTTAATTCTACATACCTCTCTACTTTTACAATAATTTGTAATCTCAGTTTTGcctttttgtcttgttttgcaTTATTTAAATAATGTAGATACAgtatattgaatatatttttttttacagagaaaaaaacaaaccaatcacAATTCATCTCTTTCCCAACTCAAAATCAATCATCCGTACGAcccataaaagaaaaattttccACCATTGAAGCTCGTTTTAGGTAATTTCTTGGTCTACTCAActgtttttgttcaattttaacgtatttgaaacttgtttatggTGTAAGTAGTGTTGATGTGTTAGATTTGTAATGTGTTCTAATTTGGGGACATTCTTAGATTTGTTATaaattcgtttttttgtttgttaatcttGTTAATTCTCATTTGTTGAAGTCTATTAGAGTCAGAGTACGTTTATAATTTATGGACCTAGTGGTTGAATCGAGCTATATAGAAATTGGATTAGGTTTTCTCGTTTCTGCAGATGTAGGTACAACAGATATTAACTGATACAACTGGTACAACTGAAGGAGAGCGAAAACTGTTCTAATGTTAGTTTGTATTCTATTTGCAGGGAGTAATGAATAATTATCTTCGCACATTCATTCATTTGGATTATGGgggaaattatttaaacaatggAGATGAATTACAATGAATTTCAAGAGAAGATGTTCGACATGCTCTTTTGATGAAAGCACCTATTGAGCAGGTTACTTATTCTGCATTGGTTGATAAGATATGCAAACAGACATGATCTTCTTGAAAAACAAGCACATAAGAACTGTTTTGAGTTTGTAATAAAGAAGTCCGAACCAAAGCTGTATGTGGTAAAATgcagtgaaacaaaaaaaggctGCAAGTGGTCATTAAGAGTTGCGAAGCTTAAGAATTCAGAGTGTTTCTCCGattgatgaaaataaaaagaaaagaggaagaccACGGACGAGAAGGATTCCTTCCCTAGGAGAAcatggaagaaagaagagaaaaactacTACTAGAAGCTTGTATGATGCTTTCCgtgattaatttatatatcactTTGTTGTTCGTAACAGTTTTTGATTGCAAGACTcgattgttctgtttttttgttgcaaaaCTGGTTTCTGCAGTTACAGTACAACTGACTGTAACATTTACAACTATAGTACACCtacatttaattaaaaacttaacaatTTTCATATTCGTGGTACAACTAAGATACGACTAAATATAACTTTGAACTTTATAagtactaaattttaaaattcaactaaatCCATCTATTTCTATGTTAGTTAATACAAAGAGAACAACTATTGTGGTCACTTTGaccatgtaaattttatggtcaCTTTGaccatgtaaattttatggtcaCTTTGATGGTCATACATAGAGCAAATATTCCTAATGCTTTCATGGTCACTTTGCTATTTGCATCCAAGTAATTATGTCAAAACATGTACATCAATTATTTTAGACATATTATCTtatgaaattgtataaaatgtaatataattaactaatatGAAAAGTAcaactataaaaatttaatttattgtaaagTACTACTGGTAATAAGGGAAAAGTAGTAAAGTACAACTATGTTTATGCTTGTACAACTATAAGTTTGAAGTAAAATTACATGAAAAAAATTggcaaaatttaattatttttcaaaacatgtgGTAAATGAGTTAGATGAGATTCATTTTCATCCACATTTTCAATCTAATccatttttattacaaaatttattttttatccattttttacataatttctaTTTGATCCATTTAAAATTcacttttaataaataaatttcaataattcGTTTTATAAAACGGTCTCAGTTGTACCTAAAATATTCCAGTTGTACCCAAAATATTCAAGTTGTACCTAAAAATTGCATTACCAAAAACATCCAATACAATCCAAATCAAAAACATCCAAATACAATCCAACCAAATCCATTACTAAAAAGtaccaaaagtaatctattacGAGTTGCACACACAACTATGATTCACTTCTTTCCCTTCTTTCCCCTCTTTCCCTTTGTATACGGACCATCTCATCAGTCTCTTCTCtagtttctgcttcttcttcttcaccaacatCTTCTCTAGtttttgcttcatcttcttcaccagcCTCTTCTCCTgtttctgcttcatcttcttcaccagcCTCTTCTCCTGTTTCTGCTTCATCTTTTTCACTACCCACCTGATCATCATTTTCTGATACTGCATCTGCTGAAGCTTCACCAGCCTCTTCTCCAGTTTCTGCTGATGCTTCATCAACCTCTTctcctgtttcttcttcatcttcttcacccgcCTCTTCTCCAGTTTCTGCTGATGCATCCTTCTCAAACCCAGAACCAGATCCGTTCAAAACATCACTAGCCTCAAGATTCATTGGTTGAGTATCCTCATCATTATCCTGCAAATCCACAAAAACAACTGTAATGAATAGTTGTACTCGTAGTTGTACCATTCTGTCGGAGGATCCATAAATCTCATTTTCTTCGAATTTATACCGTTTTCGTTTTTGGAGGCATTGTTATAGCTGggattaacaaaagaaacacaaatattaTAGAGATTTTGgcttaattttgaatttaaaccctaaattgataaaccctaaattacaaaccctaattttagaTGAGATTTAGAGATTTACCTTTGAAAAATAGcagaaaatgaagaaatatattagatttgatAAAGATTGTGAGAATGGAGATGAGATGTTTGaccagaaaagaaagaagaaatcgctcaatttggttttagttgtttggagaagaaagaagaaatgtcTAGTTTTGAAtcgagaagaaagaagaaagtgtAGATCCGGTTTTAGTGGATAACGGGTGGATAACCCAAATTAAACTTGGTTGGGTTGACAATTATAAGAATTTCCCAAAGGTTTATGGTCTTTCaccaattttttctttaaagaaaaatcgaaaataaataagttaataTAGGAAGGAGATATGAGAAAATGATTTTTGAGATGAAGGCATAGTAGAATTAAATCCTATCTCAAAAGGTTGACTTTAGTGATATGATAATTTGTTAGGTTTGGTTCGATGTTTTAGAGCGTAACTTAAAAATATTGCGGACTCGAGATCGTTAAACGGACCAGTGCCTTTTTTTGTATGTTGCTAAGTTTTATGTGTCAATGTGTGAATGCGAAAAAACCGAATCGTAGATACAGTTGTTTAGATATCGGATTTTTTATATTGTCACCGATTGATCTAGCTAGATATTAAATCGACATCAAGAAGTGGACTGTATCATAAAAAAGCCATTGAAGAAAGTGGGGGTGTCCACAACCGATACTAAGGTCCATAGacaataaaagagaagattCAAAATGTCGTTTTAACTTGAGAAAGGAGATCAAAATCAAGGAGGAGGCATATAATGAAAACACAGATAAGTTTGACATTGATAAAGAAAACATCCTAATTCATCCTCCTGATAAGCTCATTGATGAAGTTCTCACGGTTTCCAGCATCACCACCTTCCACGTAgtgatttctcttcttcttgaggCCACCGAGAGGTGCCTTGAGCTGGAATGGCCACAGGAAGTTGTTGGCTTCCTTGAAATGAGGTCCAACTGTTAGAATCTCGTGGATCAAATCCTCAGTGCAGATGATGCCGTGCTTTCCCAAAGCCTGTTTTCGTTGTGTATGGGAGAAGAAATCGTGAGTACAACTACTACATCATATCAAAACAACATTTAAGAAATTAGTGTTACAGAGGCAGACTACAAACCTGCTCAACGATAGAGTTGTCAGTCAAAGCTATCCTCTGGTGGTTTAGCTTTCCATAACCTCTCTTGTAGATCAATTCCTTGACACTCTTCAAGTTAGGGAAtctaaaaaagaagagaggtCAGTCTGTGAATAAAAAGACTTGCTATCATAACCTAAGATTTAAGGTTAGAAAGGCTGAGACGTATACCCGTAAGTCACATAGGGCTCAACACGACGAAGCATGTTCATTGTGGCCTTGTTGACTTTAAGGAAAACGCCATTGAAGATCTGCATTAGACAATGCCAAATTCAATCATAATTCAATTACCAAATGGCACATTTTGTATAGTTGTCTTTACTAAGACAAGTGACAATAACAGACCAGTTGATTATCAATAAACTAAACACAACAGAATCATTCTCTCTTAGGTTCTAAACCCAATTACATAGCAATGAAACACAGTAGCATTTATTTAGTGAAATTTTTTCCAAAGCCTCATCATTTACACATTAGTGACAATTTTTCCAAAGCCTCATCATTTACACAAACCCTATCACTAGAAATATATcacagcaacaaacaaacaacatagaaATGAACACGAACCTGTCTCAAACGCAAAAGCTGGAGAATCTTCTTGGTCTTAGGGTCAATGGCATTGATACTGCAAAATAATTCAAGGAACAACAGATTTAAGGGACAACAACATCGCAACAAGTCTTTGGAAATGGTAATAATCGCACAAAGAGAATNTTAAAAAAGAAGCAACTCCTTTTAAAACTCATATCAACAGTTTTTGAGTTTATTGTTAAAACTCACTCAAAGTGCTTCACAAGCTCGTATCCTTTCGCACTTTTTCTTAGGNaaaaaaagatagaaatgtAACCTTCTCGGCGTACTCCTTAGAGTACTGCTCGGCTCTTTTGAAGATGAGCTTCCTGTTCTCGGCGTTCTTCTTCTTGGCAGCTTCAGCATTCTGCTTCTTCTCCAAAGCCcactcctcctctctcttcctcttcttcagcaCCGACTCCGGAACTACAACCTTCGACTCTGCCATTTCCTAAATCCTGCACATCAACAccagattttgatttttttttttaccttctgaATCCGAGAAACAGGAACACGATACTAATCGATGGATGAGAGAAGAATCCAAAGACAGACGACACTAACCTCTGCGGTGTGGTaggagctctctctctctctactcgaCTCGGAACGGATTTTCTCAGAGGCGATACGGCGATGagagattttatatatatgctctCTGTCTCTCAAATTAGGGTTAAAGTATGAAATTTATGGGCCTCACGAGCCCATTATTCCTTATTGAGCCTGTTCGGTAAAAGCCCATCAGTCTTATCAACGGCTCGATATCTTCTCTTATTGGTGATTCAAATTGATTAGGCCCAATTTTTgagatctctagttttttttcttgacaattCTTGAATCGCTCTGGGAACATCTCCCAGCCAAAGTGAACCACTTCCTCATGGAGATTGCAAATGGAGGAACATACATATATGGCAATCTGTGGTTACTCTTTAACCTGACATTGGCATCTCATTTTCCCCTGTCAACTAACTTTGTTTGAACATTCACATTGTAGTACTCCAAAAGTTTCTATTGCAGACAACAATGAAATTGGTGTATACAACAAAACGGTTAGCCCAGGGTTCACATACATCATCTGACCAAACAAAATTCGTTTATCTATAACTTacagatttaattttttttaaaaaagaagcaACTCCTTTTAAAACTCATATCAACAGTTTTTGAGTTTATTGTTAAAACTCACTCAAAGTGCTTCACAAGCTCGTATCCTTTCGCACTTtttcttagggaaacttccttTTATAATCCTACTCAACGGCggcagaagaagaggaaatcaGGGTGGCTGACATGATAACAACGCAGCCACTTGTCAGCCGCTTGGAACAGAGAGTTCACGAGCTGGTGCTCTGAACCCCCATCGGGCGTCCATAAAGAACCTCTTAGCTTGTATGAAGCAAGCCCAAATACAGGCAATGACATCTTCTCACTCTCCCTTGGTTGTGCACTATCTTCACCTACAATAGCCCAACGATGTGAAAACATCTATCTACCAAACAATTATCCTTCATACAAAAANCAGACAACAATGAAATTGGTGTATACAACAAAACGGTTAGCCCAGGGTTCACATACATCATCTGACCAAACAAAATTCGTTTATCTATAACTTacagatttaattttttttaaaaaagaagcaACTCCTTTTAAAACTCATATCAACAGTTTTTGAGTTTATTGTTAAAACTCACTCAAAGTGCTTCACAAGCTCGTATCCTTTCGCACTTtttcttagggaaacttccttTTATAATCCTACTCAACGGCggcagaagaagaggaaatcaGGGTGGCTGACATGATAACAACGCAGCCACTTGTCAGCCGCTTGGAACAGAGAGTTCACGAGCTGGTGCTCTGAACCCCCATCGGGCGTCCATAAAGAACCTCTTAGCTTGTATGAAGCAAGCCCAAATACAGGCAATGACATCTTCTCACTCTCCCTTGGTTGTGCACTATCTTCACCTACAATAGCCCAACGATGTGAAAACATCTATCTACCAAACAATTATCCTTCATACAAAAATTTGACTTCGCAACACCTGACTCTAACTCTTGTGCTGAACATCCATCTAGTTATGATGTCGAGTTGATCAATAGTCAAATGATGCTACTAAAAGATTGCTACATTATGCATCCCACTCACGTATATTTTTCAACATTCGTAAAAAAATGAACCATGGCTGATAAGATAAAATTCCTAAGCAAGTTTCCTCATAATAGAATAAAAACAGTTATGTTTTACCTCCAGACGGTGTGTGTAGGGAATGGTACGTCAAGAAACAAGCATCCAGGTCCTTGAGTGTAGGTCCTGTGGGTATTCTATAAATTGGGTACCTGCAAAAGTATATAATAGAATGGATTCTCAGAGACAAAAAGAGATACATTGGCACAGTGCAAGAAAACTGGTACTAAAAAGCACGAGTAACAATACCATGCCACAGAGAACCAGCTTGACGGAAGTAAGTCACAGCTTTTCAACGTCTTCAGCTCGGGAAACTGGGCTGCGAGGTCAAAAACCTGTATTACAACATAGGCACTAGTCATGAGTGGGAGCCCATAAATTAACAACAGGCTCACACAAGTTCCTATTTTTGTGTGAGTTTAGAATGTGGTCTAATTTATtgtcaaagaaagaaagaaagaaagaaaaaatgtggTCTAGTTGAAGTTGAAGATGACCAGTTCGTGAGAAGATTGAACAGTTCTGATTAGTTGATAGCCAACAGTTGACCCAAATTAAGGGGTAAGTATCAACCAACTGTCATTTCTAAGCATCAATTTAAGTTACCTGGTCAGACAAACCATCTTAGTTTTTGGGAGAGTAATTTAGTATCTAGGGCATGCTTTTGAAAAAGTAGGTGTGAGGTTCTTCTAGTAGAGAGAATGAAGGAAGGAAGAAACCTTATCAGCCAAAGGTTCGCGGATGTAAGGAAGGTCTCTTTCAAGATAATCAAAGATCAAACGACCCTGAGAGCTTAAAGGTTCGCCCCCGTCGTCACTGGATGAATCTTCGTGAAGTTGATCTGTCAATGAGATATGGTGCAGACTAGCAGAAACACGTTCAGAATCACTATCGCTGCTGACATCGCTACTTGAATCCCGGAAATCGCTGTCGCTACTATCACCTGGACGCCTGCCACAGGAGAAGTgattcatacatatatatatatatatatatatatatatataagagagcCAAGGCTatgatgaaaacaaagaagggaAGAGAAAGGACCTTGGCTGAAGAGAGGAATTAAagggatgatgatgagaatgagCATAGATTTGAATGGCTGACAAAGAAGGGACATAGTATTGGATAACACGATcctccttgttgttgttgttattcaaaacaagaGGCACTCCGGTGCCGTAAGCACTCCACTCAGCAAATGATTCCCAAATATCTCCAAGCACAAAGTAAGgcacagcagcagcagcagcatcatCGGCTCTTCTTTCCCGTAGCGATGTCTGCAGAGAGATTTCCCCCCCccattacaacaacaacaacaacaaagaccaTATCCATATACATATaggtacaacaacaacaaagaaagcaAGTATGAGAAGAAATTTGAGtttgtaaaaagaaagaaaccttaGAGAGATACTGGGCGGGAACGGATGGTGTGACGGAGTCTAAAAACCGTTGAAGATTACTACCAGAAGCGGAGGAGGGGAGTAAATGTTGAGAATCGCTGAGGTAATCCTTGGAAGGAGGAGCAGAGGCGGGGACATTAGAGACGTCGTCGTCGATGCGCTGATGATTGGCCCTGCGAGATTTTGCGGAACAGTAGAAAGGATCCTCGCCGTGTCGCCCACGCGTCAACTGAAACCCAGCCCCCAACATCTCCGACTTCGATCGGATTTTAAACAGCAACACACAGTCCGTCCTTGCCGCCAGTACTCGTCGTAGTTGGATTTGATTTGACCTGAGGTCTAATCTAATCTAAGTCTAatgagtttgatttttatttctattggccgttaaaaaaacaaaaacaaaaaaaaagcacgTGAATATGTGTCTCCGATCGATGTGACGGCGAGGAAGCAGTGATCGAATCGGAGATTCTaagatttgggaaagaaaaaaaaaaattaataaaggaTCGAATTGATTGAAGTTGAACCAAgcaaagcaaaagcaaaaaaaaaNaaaaaaaaaaaaaaaaaaaaaaaaaaaaaaaaaaaaagaagaaaaaggaaatcccCCTTAAGCCTCTCCTTCGTTGATGAGATATCTAAAGCTCCGATTAAACAGGCAACGATTAGTGGAAGAGGGTAtcgaaagagatagagagattcGGGTAatgtatagagagagagaaatagatgagttttttggattttaaaaaaagagaggtCAATGAAGCAGAAATGACTAAATGAGGCTCTAGCCTCTAGCTAGANaaaaaaaaaaaaaaaaaaaaaaaaagaatacgaTCGGATTGGTTGGTTCTCTCGTatctgaagagagagagagacagccACAGTGAACATAACACATCAGCCCATCGTGATTTTGGTTTTACCACATTTGATCTTTCATTTACAGTTTTACCCCCAAACTTTCGTTTATTCAAAACTTACGCTTCACTTAAAAGAGGTTGGTTAATCATAAGGCAATGCAAAAGTATTTAATTTTAGACTGCTCGGCTGCATTTTCAAGAATTTGAGGTTGTGAATGTATTCTCTGTAGAATCTGAtgagaaatatatgaaaaagagaaaggCGTATATATCACCGAAAAGCCAgccatatattattattagggGGAGTAGAGAGGGGAGGCTgcttcttttaaatttaatggtGGATACTGCCTGCTTGCTTGCTAGATGCTGACaagatgatttaaatatatatatatatatttactgtaTATGGCAAATTGGCACATTTTTTTAGTCaagctaaaagaaacaaaagaatggCTGTAAAACATTTGGTCTTtttccatcttcttttttttttttttggttttttccatcaagaatatatataaactactaTACCATTCAAGATTGATTCAACTAATGCATTTGTCCACCTACTACGTCCATCATTCAATATTGAGTATTGACAATGACATCAAAGTAACGTACTGTAACATTATAAATTGGTGGGTCTTTCTTATTATAATTAAGGCTTTCAAATTGTGATAGTCAAACAATTATACTTGTACATGATAGATNaaaaaaaaaaaaaaaaaaaaaaaaaactcttgatACGAGTGAAATGCAATCAATCTCATATGTTGCTGTACTATATAGCGCAAGTGACTCTGTATTCTGCCATAGCCGGCTACTTTTTGATCAGTTAAGTAGcctttattatttactattagAGGGATGTGCACATGACCACCAAATTTATAGTCTTCTTTTTGCCTGGCTTCCAAATTATATGagtttaataataacaaaatggattagaaaatattttcttatacaaaTATGATCAAGTTTTCGAATGAGGTGTGATCTGTGACAGATAGCCCAAAAGGGCCCAACAGCGTTATATGAGTAAAGCCCATTACGAAAAGTAACGGAGTTCAAGAGTGCGACGTCGTTGTAGAGCTTCTATATCACAAAGCGCTTCGTTTCTCTCAATGGAAGAGGAGGGAAGAAGCTTTCTTCTGTAGATCTTCTTCGCTTCCTCCTTTTTGTTGagaagagaaaaccaaaaaaaagaaaagatttttaaaaactttgaaatCTCAGAGGAGGGGTTCGTCTTCTCTCGATAGGACGCTTCGATTCGATTTGATGTCTTTGGTGCATCTGCTTTTGTTCTTCGGCCTTGTAATCGCCGCGTCTTCCACCCCTGGCTCGCGCTTGATTCTCCGGGAAATCGCCGATCAAAAAGACAGAGCTGTTGAATTGAACACTTCCAACTTCGATTCAGTTCTTAAAGACACCCCCGCCAAGTATGCCGTCGTCGAATTCTTCGCTCACTGGTCAGTTCTCCCCTAATCCCGCAGaccattttattattaaaattggattgctttgaaattaaaaaaaaaaatctccagttttgggtttggttggtgggGGTTCTTTTGCACTTTTTGTTCTACCTAAAAGTTTGGTGCTGCTGGATCTAGTAGCGTTGCAAGTGTTCTTATCAGAAATTAAGAGTTTTTAACATTATGGTCCTCCTTCCTTACTATTCGTGATGCTTCTTTCTAATCATTTGCTAATAGATGATTAgcaaatgcttttttttttttttttccacagtACTAGTTTTTGACGTATACTGATCTGTGTATCGTTTCACTTTATTATTTCTAGGTGTCCTGCCTGTAGAAACTACAAGGTAACAACATAAGCCTCATCTTTGGTTCTTCTACCTGTTTTAATTGACATTCCATAAAACCAACCCTTTTTATACTCTGCAGCCTCATTACGAGAAGGTCGCAAGGCTCTTCAATGGACCAGACGCAATACATCCCGGAATCGTTTTGATGACCAGAGTTGATTGTGCATTGAAGGTACTTACTTCATGGGTCGGTTCTAAATTAAGTTCATCTATGTTGTTGCTTCACTGTTTTCTGATGCTAAGTCCGTCACCATATGATGACTTCCCTGGCAGCACAGACGAATACCAAGCTCTGTGACAAGTTCTCTGTTTCTCATTATCCAATGCTCTTTTGGGGTCCTCCTACAAAGTTTGTCTCTGCCACTTGGGAACCTCAAAAGGATAAAAGCGAGATCCTTGTTATTGATGACGGCCGCACAGCTGACCGTTTGCTCAACTGGATTAACAAGCAGATAGACAGGTTTTTGCCATGAAATGAATGCCCTGGACTTTTATCTTCAGCTTTGCCTCGAACTGTATAtctgaacttttttttccaGCTTTTAAGTGTATCTATAACTTTCCTGAGCTAGTTTGCCAAAATCACATCCTACTTATCTCTGTTTTATTTCTCTCCATATTATGCAGTTCTTATGCCTTGGATGATCAGAAATTCGAAAACGAACATTCCCTGTCGAATCTAACCGACTACAACCAGGTTTCAAGACTGATCTCTGCCTAATTTTACTGAGATTATTAGCATTTCTTTTAAGATTAAACAGCTTTAAGATATCTGGGTGGTTTTGCCACAGATTTCTCAGGCTGTGTATGACGTTGAGGAAGCAACCGCAGAAGCTTTTGATATCATTTTGGTGCAGAAGGTAGAGAAAATTTGTGTGATTATTGTGTTTGTATATTACCTTCTTCCTTCCGCTCAGTTTTGTCAATGAATAAGTAGTTTCATGACATGTACAGGCCATTAAGTCATCTGAAACAAGTGCTTCATTTATAAGATTTATCCAGCTTCTAGCAGCACATCATCTTTCCAGGAGGTAAACTAAAGTCTCATCACTCTAACGCCGTCACAAGCATTCCGATGGTTAGTCTCTTTTTCCACACTAATTGTGAAATGATATTCTATAGGTGTCGGAAAGGAGCTGCAGAAATTCTAGTGAACTATGATGATTTATGCCCTTCTGGAAATTGCTCTTACGAAAAATCTGGAGGGAAGGATACCTTGGGAAATTACCCTATTTGTGGAAAGGATGTTCCACGTGGATACTACGTGAGTGCTAGCTACCAACTCTGTTACTGTTTTCCTGTATACCACATTAGAGATCTGCTTATCCTAATATCTTATTTGGTAGATGTTTTGCCGTGGCAGCAAGAACGATACTCGTGGATTCAGGTACTGTAGTTTGTTACCGTGATCCTTCAATTCCATTTTCCCCACTGGTATGTATCTGAAGTATTTCTAATATGCTTGACTGTAGCTGTGGATTATGGGTTCTGATACATTCACTTTCCGTGAGGGTTGAGGATGGAGAAAGCCATTTTGCATTCACGGCAATATGCGATTTCGTCAACAACTTCTTCATGTGTGATGAATGCCGCCTGCATTTCAACGACATGTGTTTGAGGTAACAATAAAAACACAACTCATAGCTCGAATAATCGT
The sequence above is drawn from the Camelina sativa cultivar DH55 chromosome 4, Cs, whole genome shotgun sequence genome and encodes:
- the LOC104779423 gene encoding reticulon-like protein B15 → MSLVNQILGEGAVADLCVWKDKINSGITLVTATLFLFLLEIMEARIVPLLCSILLLFMLLLFLWAKFGQLFITRRPPTPEEINLPDSRLRAFLLKMEGLLLMLYEIAYGKDIKTFLWTILYVAIIDIIGSYISFLTILYISLVCSMTTPVLYLQFQGAIDSFIGKVSEEKNKILGVFKSKVVSKIPRAIKVE
- the LOC104779424 gene encoding uncharacterized protein LOC104779424; this translates as MLGAGFQLTRGRHGEDPFYCSAKSRRANHQRIDDDVSNVPASAPPSKDYLSDSQHLLPSSASGSNLQRFLDSVTPSVPAQYLSKTSLRERRADDAAAAAVPYFVLGDIWESFAEWSAYGTGVPLVLNNNNNKEDRVIQYYVPSLSAIQIYAHSHHHPFNSSLQPRRPGDSSDSDFRDSSSDVSSDSDSERVSASLHHISLTDQLHEDSSSDDGGEPLSSQGRLIFDYLERDLPYIREPLADKVFDLAAQFPELKTLKSCDLLPSSWFSVAWYPIYRIPTGPTLKDLDACFLTYHSLHTPSGGEDSAQPRESEKMSLPVFGLASYKLRGSLWTPDGGSEHQLVNSLFQAADKWLRCYHVSHPDFLFFCRR
- the LOC104779427 gene encoding sulfhydryl oxidase 2; this encodes MSLVHLLLFFGLVIAASSTPGSRLILREIADQKDRAVELNTSNFDSVLKDTPAKYAVVEFFAHWCPACRNYKPHYEKVARLFNGPDAIHPGIVLMTRVDCALKTNTKLCDKFSVSHYPMLFWGPPTKFVSATWEPQKDKSEILVIDDGRTADRLLNWINKQIDSSYALDDQKFENEHSLSNLTDYNQISQAVYDVEEATAEAFDIILVQKAIKSSETSASFIRFIQLLAAHHLSRRCRKGAAEILVNYDDLCPSGNCSYEKSGGKDTLGNYPICGKDVPRGYYMFCRGSKNDTRGFSCGLWVLIHSLSVRVEDGESHFAFTAICDFVNNFFMCDECRLHFNDMCLSVKTPFKKARDFVLWVWSTHNKVNERLMKDEASLGTGDPKFPKIIWPPKELCPLCYLSSNQKSIEWDHDHVYNFLKNYYGPKLVSLYKEKSVIGRKEETVPATGDLTVATNALVVPIGAALAIAIASCAFGALACYWRTQQKNRKPRRSWN